In the Ranitomeya imitator isolate aRanImi1 chromosome 2, aRanImi1.pri, whole genome shotgun sequence genome, gcgtttgacagtggcatttaacgggttaataactgcgggtggattgcgattccacccgcggctgttctgggcacatggCAGCTGTTCAAAACGCTGACATGTGagtggaaagatgtgggctcaccgccagttcCCTCATCAAAGGTAGAGTgttcgacatcggcgtactattatgcccgatatcTGAAAGAGGTTAAAACATATACACGGATTTGGACTTACATAGAGACCGCTAGGCTTGGGCCACGTTGTTACCTTCTGTTCTGTTGTGTAGTCAGTAAAGGGGCCAGGGTCACAACAGGTAACGAATTCAGAAGTCAGGAGCTGAGAACAGAGAACTGAACCAGAGTAGAATAAGCTTGTATCTGGCACCTTCCTGGATTGGTTTTtagaagccatgttgcttttcaaaaGATTTTGAACCACTAATAATGTGGAAATCTgtttttccactgacagatgatggacctgagtggggatttttttttcaaatgtgtataGTTTTAATTTGTATTATTTTTGCCTACAGTACAGTTTTGTGGCTTTTTATTCGAGCACCACAATCTACTTGTGCATTTTATGAGGTTTTCGATTAGCctatgaactgtcattgtcttggtaaatcaaTATTTTTGCATAACTTGCTATTTTTAcaaacagtttaagtagaaatcttCAAAAATATAAGTTAAGGATATTTTATTAACAATGAATAACtgattttattcttggcagatgactgtaccaggagaacaGAGGGACAGCTAATATCTTCAATTTTtcaatcagatgatcttgagattccACAGGATACAAATAAAGGGACTGTCATTACTCCAAAtacaccatcatcccttcacagcgatAATCTCTCATCTGATCCTTTCAAACatctcctgtcttctgattcattacagactactaaggaaaatcaaagtcacaaaataagcattcaaAAACTAACTACTCATGAAGCAAACAAATCATTTTCAGGTTTAGAATATGGAAATAATTTTCCTTTTGAAAAATCTTTACAGAAACATCAAAACATTCACTCAGTAAAGAATAActattcttgttccaagtgtgggaaatgttttaacaagaaatcaaatctggttagtcaccagagaactcacacaggggagaagcctttttcatgttcacaatgtgagAAATATTTTACAAGGAAATCAAATCTTAtcacacatcagagaagtcacacaagggagaagctattttcatgttcagaatgtgggaaatgttttacaaatacATCACATCTTAgcgcacatcagagaattcacacaggggaaaaacctttttcatgttcacaatgtgagAAATATTTTACAAGGAAATCAAATCTTatgacacatcagagaactcacacaggggagaagctattttcatgttcagaatgtgggaaatgttttacaaatacATCACATCTTAgcgcacatcagagaattcacaaaggggagaagccattttcatgttcagaatgtgggaaatattttacagagaaatcaagtcttgtCAAACATCAGAAAACGCACACAGGTGAGAAGTCTTTTTCATGCTCACAATGTGAGAAATATTTTACAAGGAAATCAAATCTTAtcacacatcagagaagtcacacaagggagaagctattttcatgttcagaatgttggagaTGTTTTGCAAATGCATCACATCTAAgcgcacatcagagaattcacacaggggagaagcccttttcatgttcacaatgtgagAAATATTTTACAACGAAATCAAATCTTATCACACataagagaagtcacacagggga is a window encoding:
- the LOC138666411 gene encoding oocyte zinc finger protein XlCOF7.1-like encodes the protein MEEWEYLEGHQDLEDLTHINTTETYVRGDEWCKEEIPTYDYPDDCTRRTEGQLISSIFQSDDLEIPQDTNKGTVITPNTPSSLHSDNLSSDPFKHLLSSDSLQTTKENQSHKISIQKLTTHEANKSFSGLEYGNNFPFEKSLQKHQNIHSVKNNYSCSKCGKCFNKKSNLVSHQRTHTGEKPFSCSQCEKYFTRKSNLITHQRSHTREKLFSCSECGKCFTNTSHLSAHQRIHTGEKPFSCSQCEKYFTRKSNLMTHQRTHTGEKLFSCSECGKCFTNTSHLSAHQRIHKGEKPFSCSECGKYFTEKSSLVKHQKTHTGEKSFSCSQCEKYFTRKSNLITHQRSHTREKLFSCSECWRCFANASHLSAHQRIHTGEKPFSCSQCEKYFTTKSNLITHKRSHTGEKLFSCSECGKCFTNTSHLSVHKRTHTGEKPFSCSECGKCFAEKASLVKHQRTHTGEKPFACSQCEKYFTRKSTLITHKRSHTGEKLFSCSECWKCFTNKSHLSAHQRTHTGEKPFSCSECGKCFTEKSSLVKHQRTHTGEKPFSCSQCEKYFTRKSSLNAHLRTHTGEKPFSVQNVENIL